A single genomic interval of Chryseobacterium paludis harbors:
- a CDS encoding T9SS type A sorting domain-containing protein, whose translation MKKQFYFLFFFLVLSGNKAYSQITASQLIGNLETPNPMVIDGSEMYIGVYYQDKVIKVNIDDPSIPPVDVVTGVNRPYGLALKDNILYISEFGGNRISKVNLNNVNPAPEVVLTNINSPLGLEFVGNDLYMALEGDNKIAKIDITQSSPQLIDITSASSPFDIEIIDSEIFFTERFAGTVSKFKLNNSTFPTVIAQGLSYPSGLISYGNELFISEAGASKISKLNFTMANPVISDGIISTEFNYPSGLAVKNNTIYITDFFAGSLLKANLGALSVSEQQLKSKALIYPNPAKDILSVLNTSSKEYKIFDMVGKLILSGKIERGSINVGHLTKGAYIIQIGDLIKKFIKE comes from the coding sequence ATGAAGAAACAGTTTTACTTTCTATTCTTTTTCCTTGTATTATCAGGAAACAAAGCTTATTCGCAAATTACCGCCTCACAATTGATCGGAAATTTAGAAACTCCAAATCCAATGGTGATAGATGGTAGTGAAATGTATATAGGAGTTTACTATCAGGATAAAGTTATTAAGGTTAATATTGATGATCCTAGTATTCCACCGGTTGATGTTGTTACAGGAGTAAACAGACCTTATGGTTTAGCTTTAAAAGACAATATTTTATATATTTCAGAATTTGGAGGAAACAGAATTTCCAAAGTCAATCTTAATAACGTCAATCCTGCTCCTGAAGTTGTTCTAACCAACATAAACAGTCCATTAGGACTTGAATTTGTTGGAAATGACTTATATATGGCTCTTGAAGGTGACAATAAGATCGCTAAAATAGATATTACCCAATCCAGTCCGCAATTAATAGATATTACTTCAGCATCGTCACCATTCGATATCGAAATTATTGACAGCGAAATTTTCTTTACAGAGAGGTTTGCGGGAACTGTATCCAAATTCAAACTTAACAATTCTACTTTTCCAACTGTAATAGCACAAGGATTAAGCTACCCATCGGGATTAATATCTTATGGAAACGAACTGTTTATTTCTGAAGCTGGAGCTTCAAAAATTTCAAAATTGAATTTCACTATGGCTAACCCGGTAATTTCCGATGGCATTATTTCCACCGAATTCAATTATCCATCCGGATTAGCTGTAAAAAATAATACAATATACATTACTGATTTTTTTGCCGGATCATTATTAAAAGCAAATTTAGGTGCTTTGTCAGTCTCAGAACAGCAGCTCAAAAGCAAAGCGCTTATTTATCCTAATCCTGCAAAAGATATTCTAAGTGTTCTAAATACATCCTCAAAAGAATATAAAATCTTTGATATGGTAGGGAAACTTATTCTTTCAGGAAAAATTGAAAGAGGCTCTATTAATGTTGGCCACCTTACAAAAGGTGCATACATCATTCAGATCGGAGATCTCATCAAGAAATTTATTAAAGAATAA
- a CDS encoding SixA phosphatase family protein — translation MKKLILVRHAKSDWPEETEDFDRPLADKGLEDAMNMSRFLKTNSIAIDYLVSSPAVRALNTCKIFNQTYQLNFMTDEKLYNPSEKNFESVIYDLDDNHSSVAFFSHNNGISNFANSISENIFHFPTCGVAGFEIDCDSWSEFDGANKKLLFFYEPGKIKI, via the coding sequence ATGAAGAAACTCATTCTTGTGAGACATGCGAAGAGCGACTGGCCAGAAGAGACAGAAGACTTTGACAGACCTTTAGCCGACAAAGGTTTAGAAGATGCTATGAACATGTCCAGATTCTTAAAAACCAATAGTATTGCGATTGACTATTTAGTATCAAGCCCGGCAGTGCGTGCATTGAATACGTGTAAAATTTTCAATCAAACCTATCAGTTGAATTTCATGACGGATGAAAAGCTTTATAATCCTTCAGAAAAAAATTTTGAATCTGTTATTTATGACTTGGATGATAACCATAGCTCTGTAGCTTTTTTTTCCCATAATAATGGAATTTCCAATTTTGCCAATTCAATATCTGAAAATATTTTTCATTTCCCGACCTGTGGTGTTGCCGGTTTTGAGATAGACTGCGATTCGTGGTCTGAATTTGATGGAGCTAATAAAAAGCTTTTATTCTTTTACGAACCTGGTAAAATTAAAATTTAA
- the mazG gene encoding nucleoside triphosphate pyrophosphohydrolase, which produces MNTKQEKLEAFGRLLDIMDDLREKCPWDQKQTLQSLRHLTLEETYELSDAILQEDLQEIKKELGDVLLHLVFYAKIGSEKESFDMADVINSLNEKLIFRHPHIYGDVEVKDEEEVKQNWEKLKLKEGNKSILGGVPKSLPSMVKAYRVQDKVKGIGFEFHNAEDAWKKVDEELAEFHAETDLLKKEQELGDVFFSLINYARISGINPDSALERTNLKFISRFQKMENIALERNLKLQDMSLEEMDLLWDEVKMLNKN; this is translated from the coding sequence ATGAATACTAAACAAGAAAAACTGGAAGCCTTCGGAAGATTATTAGATATAATGGATGATCTACGTGAAAAGTGCCCATGGGATCAGAAACAGACTTTACAATCTCTTCGCCATCTTACTCTTGAAGAAACTTATGAACTTTCGGATGCAATTTTGCAGGAAGATTTACAGGAAATAAAAAAAGAATTGGGTGATGTATTGCTTCATCTGGTTTTTTATGCTAAAATAGGTTCTGAAAAAGAAAGCTTTGATATGGCAGATGTTATTAATTCTCTAAACGAAAAGCTTATTTTCCGCCATCCACATATCTATGGAGATGTTGAAGTAAAAGATGAAGAAGAGGTAAAACAGAATTGGGAAAAACTAAAATTAAAAGAGGGGAATAAATCCATTTTGGGCGGTGTTCCGAAAAGTTTACCAAGTATGGTAAAAGCTTACAGGGTTCAGGATAAAGTGAAAGGAATTGGCTTTGAATTTCATAATGCTGAAGATGCCTGGAAGAAGGTAGATGAAGAATTGGCGGAATTTCATGCTGAGACTGATTTGCTTAAAAAAGAACAGGAGTTGGGAGATGTATTTTTTTCACTGATCAATTATGCCAGGATTTCCGGAATCAATCCTGATTCTGCTTTAGAAAGAACCAATTTAAAGTTTATTTCCAGATTTCAAAAAATGGAAAATATCGCTTTGGAAAGAAATTTGAAGTTACAAGATATGTCCCTTGAAGAAATGGATCTTTTGTGGGACGAAGTTAAAATGTTAAATAAAAATTGA
- a CDS encoding DUF5606 family protein: MLLEKIISISGKPGLFKLVSQLRNGFIIEDVTTKKKVSIGNSSQVSLLDNIAMFTFDKEVPLFEVFENIAKNHDYKETISHKSTDDELKDFMGTSLPNYDTERVYASDIKKLAQWYNILHKAGYITPESFVKAEAETLDPANPNEEVSLTDKEAPKKAAPKADKPVAPKVKASTGAKAAPKSTHRKMG, from the coding sequence ATGTTGTTAGAAAAAATAATTTCAATTTCTGGAAAACCAGGTCTTTTCAAATTAGTTTCTCAGTTAAGAAACGGATTTATTATTGAAGATGTAACTACAAAGAAAAAAGTAAGTATCGGAAACTCTAGTCAGGTAAGTTTGCTGGATAATATTGCTATGTTTACTTTTGATAAAGAGGTTCCTTTGTTCGAAGTTTTTGAAAATATTGCTAAAAACCATGACTATAAGGAAACTATTTCTCACAAATCTACTGATGATGAGTTGAAAGACTTTATGGGAACATCTCTTCCTAATTATGATACGGAGAGAGTATATGCTTCTGATATCAAGAAATTAGCTCAATGGTATAACATTTTACACAAGGCAGGATATATTACTCCTGAAAGTTTTGTGAAAGCTGAAGCTGAAACTTTAGATCCTGCAAATCCAAACGAAGAAGTAAGTTTAACAGATAAGGAGGCTCCTAAAAAAGCAGCTCCAAAGGCTGATAAACCAGTTGCTCCTAAAGTAAAAGCTTCAACGGGAGCAAAAGCAGCTCCAAAAAGCACACACAGAAAAATGGGATAA
- the def gene encoding peptide deformylase: protein MILPIRAFGDPILRKIGKDIDKNYPDLQELIDNMFDTMNSANGIGLAAPQIGLDIRLFVIDVTPLAEDEDYEDIQDELRDFKKVFINAKILEESGEEWKFNEGCLSIPDVREDVKRKSTILIEYYDENFLKHTETFSDIRARVIQHEYDHIEGTLFTDHLSALKKKLVKGKLTKISQGDVSINYKMRFPK, encoded by the coding sequence ATGATTCTACCAATAAGAGCCTTTGGGGATCCTATTTTAAGAAAAATAGGCAAAGATATAGACAAAAATTATCCCGATTTACAAGAACTTATAGATAATATGTTCGATACTATGAATAGTGCAAACGGAATTGGCCTTGCTGCTCCGCAGATTGGTCTTGATATTCGCTTGTTTGTAATAGATGTAACTCCTTTGGCAGAAGATGAAGATTATGAAGATATTCAGGATGAATTAAGGGATTTCAAAAAGGTTTTCATCAATGCTAAAATTCTTGAAGAATCCGGAGAAGAATGGAAATTTAATGAAGGATGTCTTTCTATTCCTGATGTAAGAGAGGATGTTAAGAGAAAGAGTACGATTCTTATCGAGTATTATGATGAAAATTTTTTGAAGCATACAGAAACTTTTTCCGATATTAGAGCCCGCGTAATTCAACATGAATATGATCACATTGAAGGGACGCTGTTTACGGATCACTTAAGTGCTTTAAAAAAGAAATTGGTGAAAGGTAAATTAACAAAGATATCTCAGGGTGATGTAAGCATTAATTACAAAATGAGATTTCCGAAATAG
- a CDS encoding serine hydrolase gives MKQKISFFIFLLAVGLFNAQVEKKKLDELVQNTLKTFDVPGMSVGVIKDGKLIYSKGFGVRSLTSKEPMDDNTLVGIASNSKGFTCTALAILADEGKLNWDDKVSKYLPEFQMYDPYVSQNVTIKDLVTHRAGLGLGQGDLMFFPEGGSLTVNDIVHNVRYLKPENPFRTTLDYNNIMFIVAGEIIHRVSGLSWAEFIEQRIMKPVGMTSSFGSYSRAKAVANKIDAHAPADGKVIAVPHDWNETGNAAGGILSNIKDMTTWAEFLLNNFTTKDGKKLVTDKQIQQLWSLQIPSGVAMKNPYDTSFYGYGMGWFLSDVKGHKQIQHTGGLIGTVTQFTLIPDLKLGIVVLTNQQSGAAFNTITNTLKDSYLGVADRNWLKTYGDRMAKVNAEYEKQKKEAFAKSDAFKKDKNLQPKAEQFVGKYSDIWFGDVEIVQQGSTYRISCKNSPRLKGELLPYSNNSFIIKWDDRSYDADAYIIFDYNENGKAESAKLKPISDVTDFSFDFDDLDLRRK, from the coding sequence ATGAAACAGAAAATTTCTTTTTTCATTTTTCTTTTAGCGGTTGGCTTATTCAATGCTCAGGTTGAAAAAAAAAAACTGGATGAACTAGTTCAAAATACCTTAAAAACTTTTGATGTTCCGGGAATGTCTGTTGGTGTTATTAAAGATGGTAAACTTATTTACTCAAAAGGTTTTGGGGTACGTTCTCTAACTTCAAAAGAACCGATGGATGACAATACTCTGGTGGGGATTGCTTCTAATTCAAAAGGTTTTACCTGTACTGCTCTTGCTATTTTAGCAGATGAAGGAAAACTGAACTGGGATGATAAAGTTTCAAAATATCTTCCGGAATTTCAGATGTATGATCCTTATGTTTCACAAAATGTTACGATAAAAGATCTTGTAACTCACAGGGCAGGATTAGGATTAGGGCAGGGGGATTTAATGTTCTTTCCCGAAGGAGGAAGCCTTACTGTAAATGATATTGTACATAATGTCAGATATCTGAAGCCTGAAAATCCTTTCAGAACAACTTTAGATTATAATAATATCATGTTTATTGTTGCCGGAGAGATTATTCATAGAGTTTCAGGATTAAGCTGGGCGGAATTTATTGAGCAAAGGATTATGAAACCTGTTGGGATGACTTCAAGTTTTGGAAGTTACAGCAGAGCTAAAGCTGTTGCAAATAAGATTGATGCCCATGCTCCTGCAGATGGAAAAGTAATTGCTGTTCCTCATGACTGGAATGAAACCGGAAATGCAGCTGGAGGAATTTTAAGTAATATCAAAGATATGACCACTTGGGCAGAATTTCTTTTAAACAACTTTACCACAAAAGACGGAAAGAAATTGGTTACAGATAAACAGATTCAGCAGTTATGGAGCTTACAGATTCCTAGCGGTGTAGCAATGAAAAATCCATATGATACAAGTTTCTACGGATATGGAATGGGTTGGTTTTTAAGTGATGTAAAAGGACATAAACAAATTCAGCATACTGGAGGATTAATAGGGACAGTAACTCAGTTTACTTTAATTCCTGATCTGAAATTGGGAATTGTAGTTTTAACAAACCAACAGTCGGGAGCTGCATTTAATACGATTACAAATACTCTGAAGGATTCTTATCTTGGAGTAGCGGATAGAAACTGGCTGAAAACATATGGAGACAGGATGGCAAAGGTAAATGCTGAATATGAAAAACAAAAGAAAGAAGCTTTTGCAAAATCCGATGCTTTTAAAAAAGATAAAAATCTACAACCTAAAGCAGAACAATTTGTAGGAAAGTATAGTGATATTTGGTTTGGTGATGTGGAAATTGTTCAACAAGGAAGCACCTACAGGATTTCATGTAAAAACTCACCGAGGTTGAAAGGGGAATTATTACCTTATTCAAACAACAGTTTTATTATCAAATGGGATGACAGAAGTTATGATGCAGATGCATATATTATATTTGATTATAATGAAAATGGAAAAGCTGAGTCTGCAAAACTCAAACCTATTTCTGATGTTACAGACTTTAGTTTTGATTTTGATGACCTGGATTTGAGAAGAAAGTAA
- the ruvX gene encoding Holliday junction resolvase RuvX, with protein MGQILAIDYGKARCGLAATDDMQIIASGLETVETKLLLVFLKKYFSENRVDDVVIGLPVDLKGNISEVETDILKFIEEFKKEFPTISVFRFDERFTSKMASFFISQSGKSKKKKQEKGLIDKISATIILQNFLEQRTR; from the coding sequence ATGGGACAAATCCTTGCAATAGACTATGGAAAGGCTCGTTGTGGCCTTGCTGCGACGGATGATATGCAGATTATAGCAAGCGGCCTTGAGACCGTTGAAACAAAACTTTTACTGGTTTTTCTGAAAAAATATTTCAGTGAAAATAGAGTAGATGACGTAGTAATCGGACTTCCTGTAGATTTAAAAGGAAATATTTCCGAAGTGGAGACTGATATTTTAAAATTCATAGAAGAATTTAAAAAAGAATTTCCAACCATTTCCGTTTTCCGTTTTGATGAGAGGTTTACTTCCAAAATGGCATCATTTTTTATTTCTCAAAGTGGGAAAAGTAAAAAAAAGAAACAGGAAAAAGGTTTGATAGATAAGATAAGTGCAACTATTATATTGCAAAATTTTTTAGAACAAAGAACAAGATGA